A stretch of Fusarium poae strain DAOMC 252244 chromosome 2, whole genome shotgun sequence DNA encodes these proteins:
- a CDS encoding hypothetical protein (SECRETED:SignalP(1-21)) — protein MVSRNLLAGALAILSSRAVIAGPCRLVSPVEASYSTTIVVSASTKVHSTHALETSLTVPMTDVTTSTVIEEATTTTADDLTTTTMSFAVPTTFKLRAHGNFADGLALKSEGNPGGWLAFGELTNTFQEVIFSFDEKTGYIQYDSKDVCVYYDDDGLAAQVKTCTSLQSGRQGPLTCEKPTSNQLKCMIPGKTCSNPPSFPIALCTPTGDEWAQLFVRPYVSGSFLFYLGNGNAMADELDDMDLRAVDIELSRET, from the coding sequence ATGGTTTCTCGTAACTTGCTCGCCGGAGCCTTGGCTATACTCTCTTCTCGAGCCGTCATTGCTGGGCCATGCCGTTTAGTCTCTCCCGTTGAAGCTTCATACTCGACGACCATCGTTGTTTCTGCTTCCACCAAGGTCCACTCCACTCATGCACTGGAGACTTCTCTTACTGTTCCTATGACCGATGTCACAACCTCTACTGTCATTGAGGAGGCTACTACGACCACTGCCGATGATTTGACCACTACCACTATGTCCTTCGCAGTCCCCACTACCTTCAAACTGCGTGCTCATGGCAACTTTGCTGATGGCTTGGCCCTCAAGTCAGAAGGCAACCCAGGCGGTTGGTTAGCGTTTGGTGAACTCACGAATACTTTCCAAGAAGTCATATTCAGCTTCGACGAGAAAACAGGCTATATCCAATATGACTCCAAAGATGTCTGCGTTTACTACGACGACGATGGTTTGGCCGCCCAAGTCAAAACGTGTACTTCCCTACAGTCAGGCAGACAAGGGCCTCTTACTTGCGAGAAGCCCACTAGCAACCAGCTCAAGTGCATGATCCCAGGGAAGACGTGTTCTAACCCTCCATCTTTCCCCATAGCATTATGCACTCCCACCGGTGATGAATGGGCTCAGTTGTTCGTGAGACCATATGTCAGTGGTTCATTCTTGTTCTATCTTGGCAATGGGAACGCGATGGCTGACGAACTCGACGACATGGATTTGCGGGCTGTTGATATTGAATTGAGTAGGGAGACATAA
- a CDS encoding hypothetical protein (TransMembrane:6 (o6-26i38-60o66-94i115-136o142-165i235-254o)): protein MCFLFSVSYVFGVFFVSILGSKLLHLWTHFFTVPASAFFLYLPTFFLFDLLTICIGRMLLAQSKTPWAWITSLIGSIATIISLGGSSSQLGFFVKTGGELDWRDATAYATSKEGLKVLFSGSEAVIACGIGLIIIAMPIHGFVYRAFGAFLGAIGDNILSVYSYFRSFRMRIPGIQRGKYSALKNADTDLESTDTYSMDEDFRSSADNSFRRGAKTEGMAAAKGKIARFFSRIPFFSWLWKIALVLFLSLTLILRPAKPYDFLSITLPVSMLDVFAPEPDFCGAQRDLIVNDFPFPELINKTTWKQPEGDYYRGWAPLADKKMSPLGEAYRNHTVDWLPEESTTLPRGFFRYDPKRFKGGYHGSLADPGAVITDHKCPQVTLNEKDPYYNPVADPLKITNLDNDILPTLKQALGNGDVKIKHVVFILMESLRQDFWPLQQGSHLHSLIMDLNKSDQEKEEANERLSWMMPHIEKITGLKQGFTDKNGKPYAAPNYTWHDQAEEGFGGINVATAYTAATMSTKSYCANHCGAYPMPVEKFAEADSDSYQPCIPQILSMLNKVKKNVSDSDADFRDLQWKTALFEAEIEEYDRQEKFDAKLGFEHIITKKQLENDWRYNKSDVLYHKINYFAYPEPILMPYLQEFISNTTANNQRMWLTHFTSTTHHAWGLPEGYPTYDYVSHTGMNKKHDNFNRYMNTVRYHDGWMASLMNLLDEQGISNETLVVFAGDHGHSFKDDAGKEGTYENQFISNYRVGLTFRHPHLPRVQYDANTTTISILPTILDLLINSGSLNENDSHIASDLVQDYEGQSLIRPYKKSDGDRRAWTFSVVNSGAGMLGITSADVNWRLVIPLNKVIEYRITDAVNDPMELKPVAAWSPEELVTAAQSALGDEAAQWVSEAIPIAQWWVKERQRLWRYHGLSS from the exons ATGTGTTTCCTCTTCTCGGTATCCTACGTTTTCGgcgtcttcttcgtctccaTCCTCGGCAGCAAGCTACTACATCTCTGGACACATTTCTTCACCGTCCCCGCATCAGCTTTCTTCCTCTACCTGCCGAcattcttcctcttcgatcTCCTGACAATATGCATTGGACGTATGCTCTTGGCCCAGTCCAAGACACCATGGGCTTGGATCACCAGCCTCATTGGTAGCATCGCCAC AATTATTTCACTCGGCGGCTCATCTTCACAGCTTGGTTTCTTCGTCAAGACCGGTGGAGAGCTGGATTGGCGCGATGCGACAGCCTACGCTACTAGCAAGGAGGGTCTCAAGGTGCTCTTCAGTGGCAGCGAGGCCGTTATTGCATGCGGAATTGGTCTGATCATCATCGCCATGCCTATCCATGGCTTTGTTTACCGTGCATTCGGTGCCTTCTTGGGCGCAATTGGGGACAACATCCTCTCAG TTTACAGTTATTTCCGAAGCTTTCGCATGCGCATCCCCGGCATTCAGCGCGGCAAGTACTCTGCCCTCAAGAACGCCGACACCGATCTCGAATCGACCGATACATACTCGATGGACGAAGATTTCCGATCCAGCGCCGATAACTCTTTCCGCCGCGGCGCCAAGACAGAGGGAATGGCCGCTGCCAAGGGAAAGATTGCTCGCTTCTTCTCGCGCATCCCTTTCTTCTCGTGGCTGTGGAAGATCGCTCTCGTTCTTTTCCTGAGCCTCACGCTCATTCTCCGACCTGCCAAGCCGTATGACTTTTTGTCTATTACTCTGCCTGTGTCGATGCTTGATGTTTTCGCACCCGAACCCGATTTCTGTGGTGCCCAACGCGATCTCATCGTAAACGACTTCCCCTTCCCCGAGCTTATCAACAAGACGACTTGGAAGCAACCTGAGGGCGATTATTATAGAGGATGGGCTCCCTTGGCTGACAAGAAAATGAGCCCTCTCGGCGAGGCGTATCGAAACCACACCGTCGACTGGTTGCCCGAGGAGTCGACTACGTTGCCCCGTGGCTTCTTTCGATACGATCCCAAGCGATTCAAGGGCGGCTACCACGGTTCGCTTGCTGATCCCGGTGCTGTCATTACCGACCACAAGTGCCCCCAAGTTACTCTTAATGAGAAGGATCCTTACTACAACCCCGTTGCCGACCCTCTCAAGATCACCAACCTCGATAACGATATCCTTCCCACCCTGAAGCAGGCGCTCGGCAACGGCGATGTCAAAATCAAGCACGTTGTTTTCATTCTCATGGAAAGTCTGCGACAGGACTTCTGGCCTCTTCAGCAAGGTTCCCACTTGCACAGCCTTATAATGGACCTCAACAAGAGCGAccaggagaaggaggaggccaACGAGAGACTGTCTTGGATGATGCCTCACATTGAGAAGATTACCGGCCTGAAGCAGGGTTTCACCGACAAGAACGGCAAGCCCTACGCAGCTCCCAACTACACATGGCACGACCAAGCTGAGGAGGGTTTCGGTGGTATCAACGTTGCTACCGCATATACTGCCGCTACCATGTCCACCAAGAGCTACTGCGCCAACCACTGTGGTGCCTACCCCATGCCCGTTGAGAAGTTCGCCGAAGCCGATTCCGACAGCTACCAGCCTTGCATTCCTCAGATTCTGAGCATGCtgaacaaggtcaagaagaacgTTTCTGACTCCGACGCCGATTTCCGTGATTTGCAGTGGAAGACGGCTCTTTTCGAGGCCGAAATTGAGGAGTACGACCGTCAGGAGAAGTTCGATGCCAAGTTGGGCTTTGAGCACATCATTACCAAGAAGCAGCTCGAGAATGACTGGCGCTACAACAAGTCCGACGTTCTTTACCACAAGATCAATTACTTTGCTTACCCCGAGCCCATCCTTATGCCCTACCTCCAGGAGTTTATCTCCAACACCACTGCCAACAACCAGCGAATGTGGTTGACACACTTTACTAGCACCACTCACCACGCCTGGGGCCTGCCTGAAGGCTATCCCACCTATGATTACGTGTCCCACACTGGTATGAACAAGAAGCACGACAACTTCAACAGGTACATGAACACTGTCCGATACCACGATGGCTGGATGGCTAGTTTGATGAACCTTCTCGACGAACAAGGCATCTCCAACGAGACTCTCGTCGTCTTCGCTGGTGACCACGGCCACTCCTTCAAGGATGATGCTGGCAAGGAGGGCACATACGAGAACCAGTTCATCTCCAACTACCGAGTTGGCCTGACCTTCCGACACCCCCACCTCCCCCGAGTCCAATACGacgccaacaccaccaccatctcTATCCTGCCAACCATTCTCGACCTCCTCATCAACAGCGGCTCCCTCAACGAGAATGATTCCCACATCGCCTCCGATCTGGTTCAAGATTATGAGGGCCAGTCTCTCATCCGACCTTACAAGAAGTCTGACGGCGACCGACGCGCTTGGACTTTCTCCGTTGTCAACTCTGGTGCTGGTATGCTCGGTATCACCTCCGCTGATGTCAATTGGCGTCTGGTCATTCCACTCAACAAGGTCATTGAGTACCGAATCACCGACGCCGTCAACGATCCTATGGAGTTGAAGCCCGTGGCAGCATGGTCTCCAGAGGAACTCGTCACAGCCGCGCAATCCGCTCTTGGTGATGAGGCAGCTCAGTGGGTTTCCGAAGCCATACCCATAGCGCAGTGGTGGGTCAAGGAACGGCAACGTCTCTGGCGGTACCACGGCTTGTCGTCATAA
- a CDS encoding hypothetical protein (SECRETED:SignalP(1-21)~TransMembrane:1 (n9-20c25/26o35-51i)), producing MMVSAPVQLLWLHTILSGTLSSLSASIRYLRSITFMQWLQFIVTILSFCLIEETMEVAINDSLQSSIGNQNLSGDLETKEARSVGRIIMVHYAVSKAVKLLLWVPATVAAVQAAPDIHRGDPGQITHGFYASMVECMKSIPLSLWYRCGIYYSVAAAIGVLSKVVDAIFVVNVTLGKYVEESSHLGETTLLP from the coding sequence ATGATGGTCTCTGCTCCGGTCCAACTGCTGTGGCTTCATACAATCCTGTCCGGCACCCTTTCGTCACTGAGTGCTTCGATAAGATATCTTCGCTCCATCACATTTATGCAGTGGCTTCAATTTATCGTTACCATCTTGTCGTTTTGTCTTATCGAAGAGACCATGGAGGTAGCTATCAATGACAGCCTTCAATCGTCTATAGGCAACCAGAACCTCAGTGGTGACCTAGAAACAAAGGAAGCTAGGTCAGTGGGCCGAATCATTATGGTTCACTATGCTGTATCCAAAGCTGTGAAGCTCCTGTTATGGGTTCCAGCTACTGTTGCGGCTGTACAAGCGGCTCCTGATATACACAGAGGGGACCCTGGTCAAATCACACATGGGTTCTATGCCAGCATGGTCGAATGTATGAAGTCGATACCACTGTCGCTATGGTACAGGTGCGGTATCTACTACAGTGTTGCGGCGGCTATTGGGGTCTTGTCCAAGGTAGTTGACGCTATATTCGTCGTGAACGTCACATTAGGCAAATATGTTGAAGAATCCTCACACCTTGGGGAGACTACTTTGTTGCCATGA
- a CDS encoding hypothetical protein (SECRETED:SignalP(1-23)) — MGFWSRFKLATLTAARLVAVVYCSKPKCASLAQSACLVEHNATILSTTYHAIGALNISGTNNEVPFCQVCASVRYGNNNSLAFELWLPDAKHYSSRFMAIGNGGQGGEISHADMMVELNNHLGFAVAGGDAGHLASDNMAGDMPGMGAPGIYQPFLHDESQVKAWMHDAISLFTPASKQLIEVFYGKEVNFSYFRGCSAGGTQGFSLAELRPGLFDGIIAGCPANWFTHMLLSFLWNAQHTKKNATTLSPETLMFIQASVVEECDLLDGVKDNVIQNPLDCHFNISSLLCQRDGLENNTCLTQDQSEAVQSLYNGPVHSDARGTSLFPGLALGSEAGWSLPQVQGALSNAFTVPMLQNLVYKNMSYDADEFNWGSDVDFMDREAGPLINAIETNLTSFRNRGGKMIVHAGWADPNISPQWSMEHVEAITRDTLGKEVTVAENDFVKLIMIPGGGHCGSINAKYPYVPAQYGFTSAMVDWVEKGTEPVAGVKSWGPENGENRTRRLCTWPQVAKLKKGGEVDDWESYTCA, encoded by the exons ATGGGTTTCTGGTCACGCTTCAAACTTGCCACATTAACTGCAGCCCGACTGGTTGCAGTAGTATACTGCAGCAAACCCAAATGCGCATCTCTGGCACAGTCGGCCTGCCTTGTCGAGCACAACGCAACCATTCTCAGCACTACCTACCACGCCATCGGTGCACTCAATATCTCTGGGACAAACAACGAAGTCCCATTCTGTCAAGTTTGCGCCTCGGTCCGATATGGAAACAACAACTCCCTCGCCTTTGAACTTTGGCTTCCCGATGCAAAGCACTATTCGTCACGTTTCATGGCTATCGGCAATGGCGGCCAAGGTGGTGAAATAAGCCACGCAGACATGATGGTGGAACTCAACAATCATCTTGGATTCGCTGTAGCTGGTGGCGATGCTGGTCATTTAGCCTCTGATAACATGGCTGGAGATATGCCGGGAATGGGCGCTCCGGGTATTTACCAGCCTTTCTTACACGACGAGTCACAAGTCAAAGCCTGGATGCATGATGCTATCAGTTTGTTCACACCGGCGTCAAAGCAGCTGATCGAGGTATTCTATGGGAAAGAAGTAAACTTTTCTTACTTTCGAGGTTGTTCGGCTGGTGGAACACAAGGTTTCTCGCTCGCTGAACTAAGACCGGGACTGTTTGACGGAATCATAGCCGGATGTCCTGCGAACTGGTTCACACATATGCTGTTGAGCTTTTTGTGGAACGCCCAACACACAAAG AAGAATGCGACGACTCTGTCACCGGAGACCCTGATGTTTATACAGGCCAGTGTGGTGGAGGAATGCGATCTTCTAGACGGCGTCAAAGACAATGTGATACAGAACCCACTCGATTGCCATTTCAACATTTCATCTTTACTTTGCCAAAGGGATGGACTGGAAAACAACACTTGTCTGACACAAGACCAGTCAGAAGCCGTCCAGTCACTGTATAATGGTCCAGTGCACTCTGACGCGCGCGGGACATCCCTCTTTCCTGGCCTGGCTTTGGGATCTGAAGCAGGCTGGAGTCTACCACAAGTCCAAGGCGCCCTCTCAAATGCCTTCACAGTGCCTATGCTGCAGAATCTCGTGTACAAGAACATGTCCTACGACGCTGACGAGTTCAACTGGGGATCAGACGTGGACTTCATGGATAGGGAAGCCGGCCCGCTTATCAATGCCATCGAAACAAACCTGACTTCTTTCCGGAATAGAGGTGGCAAGATGATCGTTCATGCTGGCTGGGCAGACCCCAACATCTCCCCGCAGTGGTCGATGGAGCATGTTGAGGCTATAACACGCGACACTCTTGGTAAAGAAGTGACTGTAGCAGAAAACGACTTTGTTAAGCTTATCATGATACCTGGAGGCGGACACTGCGGGTCTATAAACGCAAAATATCCATACGTACCAGCACAATACGGCTTTACCTCTGCAATGGTTGATTGGGTCGAAAAGGGAACGGAACCAGTGGCGGGTGTCAAGAGTTGGGGCCCGGAAAATGGAGAAAACAGAACAAGGAGGCTTTGTACATGGCCCCAGGTTGCCAAGCTGAAGAAGGGAGGGGAGGTCGATGACTGGGAAAGCTACACCTGCGCGTGA
- a CDS encoding hypothetical protein (SECRETED:SignalP(1-20)), producing MRFDYLLSITMAALSSTTYAVQPKAVVYRGPASSPGCPEAIGHLLESSPYHFKVIYAGPKEKVDVTDETLQGATIYAHGGGPNWEKSYQQTKKYQKTIQNFVGSGGHYIGFCLGAYLAGPDDGYDLLPKGVETDQEIERRRAQVKDEDDTVIQVDWTFGSGKTEKKRWMYFQDGVVIKGLNDKTPGHVIGRYSSNGDVAASVTPYGKGWVGLIGPHPEADKTWYEDAEIENPEGVRYDIGYDFIQETLNGGSGTVKGGASIGNFGESI from the exons ATGCGGTTCGACTATCTTCTCTCCATCACTATGGCTGCACTCTCCTCGACTACGTATGCTGTACAACCTAAAGCCGTTGTCTATCGTGGTCCAGCGTCATCCCCAGGCTGTCCCGAGGCCATCGGTCACCTTCTAGAGTCCTCACCCTACCATTTCAAGGTCATTTACGCTGGCCCGAAAGAGAAAGTAGATGTCACGGACGAAACACTGCAGGGCGCCACCATATACGCTCACGGTGGCGGCCCAAACTGGGAAAAGTCGTACCAGCAAACGAAGAAGTATCAAAAGACAATCCAGAACTTTGTTGGCAGTGGGGGTCATTACATAGGCTTCTGTCTAGGCGCCTATCTTGCTGGGCCCGATGACGGATACGACTTACTGCCCAAAGGCGTGGAAACCGATCAAGAGATTGAGAGACGAAGAGCGCAAGTGAAAGATGAGGATGATACAGTCATTCAAGTCGATTGGACCTTTGGTTCTGGAAAAACTGAAAAGAAGCGTTGGATGTACTTCCAAGATGGTGTGGTCATCAAAGGTCTGAATGACAAGACACCTGGGCATGTCATCGGAAGATATTCTTCCAATGGTGACGTGGCTGCTTCGGTCACACCATACGGTAAAGGTTGGGTTGGACTTATTGGGCCTCACCCAGAAGCTGACAAGACCTGGT ATGAGGATGCTGAGATTGAGAATCCGGAGGGCGTTAGATACGATATCGGGTATGATTTCATCCAGGAAACTCTGAATGGTGGTTCTGGAACGGTTAAAG GCGGCGCTTCCATTGGCAACTTTGGTGAATCTATTTAG
- a CDS encoding hypothetical protein (SECRETED:SignalP(1-32)~TransMembrane:8 (n12-23c32/33o185-205i247-265o285-306i327-346o358-377i384-404o424-445i593-613o)), which translates to MSHRRGANTIMTLLHSFTLLTLLSLYASSASATSLPGYGLNLYDPLCAESCVRSFALLKLPCSIVNSGVHKRATHSPVFTPPSCKANNEAFLTSVATCFNTKCSEEKMSKLEGFWEESVTGTRHVPAKWSYSEALAEVQENPAKYQLKPADFSLNETSIVEPTAYLRQWNQLGGYRNEMIIESRYSITLVVLALGLPIVITWLGYMPYIPTIYDKLKPYMLYPSTIGTYSVRPLPFKLGNVPNMGQAVFIIIFVSLTVVFTAIDYDVRQPNARFDSTRREQLAYLVYRTGSFAYALLPVIVLFPARNNILLSLSNWSRSTFILLHRWVGRIFTLLAVLHAIFALAGSKSLGSTDWRRWGSTTVILSVITTFGSGLYFRKANYELFLLMHVILAVFIVVGCWYHLIKRYEAIGLDFPNHSYGQEIWLYMACAIWFFERLVRIIRVVRLGILRSKVKDIGFGYVRIDIPNVRWGLDPGKHVFVYFPTLAPFRPWENHPFSVIPTVALRSHGSASSPTSPISPGGSSGLEDMEKSVAQIGSRTVLPSAENSAGVTLFVKKSAGITKHLRSHDRLFTFLEGPYPGNDTTQILRCDRLLLIAGGVGITSVFALAHSHWNVKLAWSVKEDARCLVNELEPAMDAISTAQVDVRVGSRFNVTALIDEEASRGWERVGIVVSGPGSLCDEVRAVVAGIARNSQTIFELEVDAYSW; encoded by the exons ATGTCACACCGCCGAGGGGCAAATACCATCATGACTCTACTACACAGCTTCACCCTTTTGACACTCCTGTCTCTGTATGCGAGCTCGGCCTCAGCCACAAGTCTTCCAGGTTACGGACTGAACCTATACGATCCTCTATGCGCCGAGTCATGTGTTCGATCCTTTGCTCTTCTGAAGCTTCCATGCTCCATCGTCAATTCTGGTGTGCACAAACGGGCCACGCACTCACCAGTCTTTACTCCACCGAGTTGTAAAGCCAACAATGAAGCTTTCCTGACATCCGTAGCAACATGCTTTAACACCAAGTGTTCTGAGGAGAAGATGTCCAAGCTTGAGGGCTTCTGGGAGGAGTCAGTCACTGGCACCAGGCATGTTCCTGCAAAGTGGAGTTATAGCGAGGCCCTTGCTGAGGTTCAAGAGAACCCAGCCAAATATCAACTCAAGCCTGCAGACTTTTCTCTCAATGAGACATCAATAGTTGAGCCCACGGCGTATCTAAGACAGTGGAATCAACTTGGAGGATACAGGAACGAAATGATCATTGAGTCAAGATACAG CATCACTCTTGTCGTCCTTGCACTCGGTCTACCAATCGTCATTACATGGCTAGGCTACATGCCTTATATTCCGACAATCTACGACAAACTCAAGCCATACATGCTCTACCCAAGCACAATTGGCACCTACTCGGTCCGACCTCTACCTTTCAAGTTAGGCAACGTCCCAAACATGGGTCAAGCAGtctttatcatcatcttcgtctcTCTCACCGTCGTCTTCACCGCAATCGACTATGACGTCCGTCAGCCTAATGCTCGCTTCGACAGCACTAGACGAGAGCAGTTGGCCTACCTGGTGTACCGTACTGGATCCTTCGCATATGCTCTCCTCCCAGTGATTGTTCTCTTTCCCGCAAGGAACAACATCCTCCTCTCGCTTTCGAATTGGTCACGGTCGACGTTCATCCTGCTTCACCGCTGGGTCGGAAGGATTTTTACGCTTCTTGCTGTTCTCCACGCCATATTTGCCTTGGCTGGTTCCAAGAGTCTGGGGTCTACTGACTGGAGACGATGGGGCTCTACTACCGTCATTCTGTCAGTTATTACCACTTTTGGAAGCGGTCTGTACTTCCGAAAGGCCAACTATGAGCTCTTCTTATTGATGCACGTCATCTTGGCCGTTTTTATCGTCGTCGGATGCTGGTACCATCTCATCAAGCGTTATGAGGCTATTGGTCTTGACTTTCCCAACCACTCATATGGTCAGGAAATTTGGCTATACATGGCATGTGCCATCTGGTTCTTTGAGCGTCTTGTACGAATCATTCGTGTTGTCAGACTGGGTATCTTGAGATCCAAGGTCAAGGACATCGGATTTGGTTACGTCCGGATCGATATTCCTAATGTCCGCTGGGGATTGGATCCCGGCAAGCACGTTTTTGTCTATTTCCCAACTCTCGCTCCGTTTCGACCCTGGGAGAACCACCCCTTCTCAGTCATTCCGACAGTTGCGCTTCGAAGTCACGGATCGGCTTCCTCACCCACCTCCCCGATCTCACCAGGCGGATCTTCTGGTCTCGAAGACATGGAGAAGTCAGTGGCACAAATTGGATCCAGAACCGTTTTGCCTTCAGCAGAGAACTCGGCTGGAGTGACTCTCTTCGTCAAAAAGTCAGCCGGTATCACAAAGCATCTACGAAGTCACGACAGGCTTTTTACCTTCCTTGAAGGTCCTTACCCCGGCAATGACACAACTCAGATCCTTCGTTGCGATAGACTTCTCCTGATAGCGGGCGGAGTCGGCATCACGAGTGTTTTCGCTCTAGCCCATAGCCACTGGAACGTAAAGCTAGCATGGTCCGTAAAGGAAGATGCACGCTGTCTCGTCAACGAACTCGAACCAGCCATGGATGCCATCAGCACGGCACAAGTGGACGTCAGAGTAGGCTCACGGTTCAATGTGACCGCTTTGATCGACGAGGAGGCTTCTCGAGGATGGGAAAGAGTTGGAATCGTGGTGTCAGGACCAGGATCGCTCTGCGATGAGGTGCGAGCGGTCGTGGCAGGTATAGCACGGAACTCTCAGACTATTTTTGAGCTTGAGGTGGATGCATACTCTTGGTAG
- a CDS encoding hypothetical protein (TransMembrane:1 (i308-327o)), with protein sequence MTQKREVLDMDDQSDGVILVMGVTGAGKSYFLNQLKSQSVIEGHSLFSETRECQAVEIILDDEDEKRSITVVDTPGFDDTERSQADILAEITNYLAAQHLSGLPLRGILYLHKITENRMTRTSQDYLQLLQNIVGDDALKNVILVTTMWNTLRPEDRKRAVHREQELLNNFWSPMINKSAFVAQFDGTAESAYNLVYQLADQESVVLDIQKEIVDQDRSIIETATGISLVRQLQKDHQAYQLKLSNLHDELGRIQGLQPLDKAEMRRLKSEIDQTEKLLQTMSDSVNRLRIQPGAPMRLRMKQAMRESGQTAAMVLGLVLNVTYIAVKLSLGI encoded by the exons ATGACACAAAAAAGAGAAGTTCTCGATATGGATGACCAGAGCGACGGCGTGATCCTGGTCATGGGTGTTACTGGTGCTGGAAAAAGCTACTTTCTGAACCAGTTAAaaagtcagtcagtcatagAGGGCCATTCCCTATTTTCTG AAACTCGCGAGTGTCAAGCAGTTGAGATAATTCTcgatgacgaagacgagAAGCGAAGTATCACGGTGGTTGATACGCCAGGCTTTGACGATACAGAGCGATCTCAAGCGGATATCCTCGCAGAGATCACTAATTATCTGGCGGCTCAGCATCTTTCGGGCTTACCCCTCCGAGGTATTCTGTATCTTCACAAGATTACAGAGAACCGAATGACCAGAACATCTCAGGATTACCTCCAACTTCTCCAGAATATCGTTGGAGATGATGCACTCAAGAACGTTATTCTAGTCACAACCATGTGGAATACTCTTCGCCCTGAAGACCGAAAACGTGCTGTACATCGTGAGCAGGAACTTCTCAATAACTTCTGGAGCCCGATGATAAACAAAAGCGCGTTCGTCGCGCAGTTCGATGGCACAGCCGAGTCAGCCTACAACCTAGTCTATCAGCTCGCAGACCAGGAAAGTGTCGTTCTTGACATTCAGAAGGAAATTGTCGATCAGGACCGATCAATCATTGAGACTGCCACTGGGATCAGCCTCGTCCGACAGCTCCAAAAGGACCATCAGGCGTATCAACTCAAGTTGAGCAACCTTCACGATGAGTTGGGGCGAATACAAGGGTTGCAACCACTGGACAAGGCAGAGATGCGTCGGCTGAAGAGTGAGATTGATCAAACTGAAAAGCTACTGCAAACCATGAGTGATTCGGTCAATCGGCTGCGAATACAGCCCGGTGCCCCAATGCGACTTCGCATGAAGCAGGCTATGAGGGAATCTGGTCAGACTGCTGCAATGGTTCTTGGCTTGGTATTGAACGTGACATACATTGCAGTCAAGCTCAGTCTAGGGATTTAA
- the GLD1_1 gene encoding mitochondrial glycerol dehydrogenase Gld1 produces the protein MSQGKTFTLNTGAKIPLLGYGTWQASPGEVGQGVYEALKVGYRHLDLAKVYGNQPEIGEALKKSFAEIPGLKREDVFITSKLWNSQHNPKVVEAALDDCLQELGLEYLDLYLVHFPVSFKGSQKHVGQDLFPLTGGNEPDGDVEIDDSISIVDTWKAMTELPKSKARAVGVSNHTKEHLEALIKGTGVTPAANQIERHPLLIQPELIAYCKEKNIHVTAYSAFGNNMVNAPLLFTYPEVKAVSERLTKEKGTEVTPTQVLLAWAQVGGHSVIPKSVTPKRIAQNFQEIDLSEEDIKEVEQVGKQQRRYNVPYVANKPRWNVNIFGDEAEKPATHQVIV, from the exons ATGTCCCAAGGAAAGACCTTTACTCTCAACACTGGTGCCAAGATCCC TCTTCTGGGTTACGGCACATGGCAAGCCTCTCCTGGTGAGGTCGGCCAAGGTGTCTACGAGGCCCTCAAGGTTGGATACCGCCACTTG GATCTCGCCAAGGT TTACGGAAACCAGCCCGAGATCGGCGAAGCTCTCAAGAAGTCTTTCGCCGAGATCCCCGGTCTGAAGCGTGAGGATGTCTTCATCACCTCCAAGCTTTGGAACTCTCAGCACAACCCCAAGGTCGTCGAGGCCGCTCTCGACGACTGCCTCCAGGAGCTCGGCCTCGAGTACCTTGAC CTCTACCTCGTCCACTTCCCCGTCTCTTTCAAGGGCAGCCAGAAGCACGTCGGCCAGGACCTCTTCCCTCTGACCGGAGGAAACGAGCCTGATGGCGACGTTGAGATTGATGACAGCATCTCCATCGTTGACACATGGAAGG CCATGACCGAATTGCCCAAGTCCAAGGCTCGCGCCGTCGGTGTTTCCAACCACACCAAGGAGCAC CTCGAGGCCCTCATCAAGGGTACCGGTGTCACTCCCGCTGCCAACCAGATCGAGCGTCACCCTCTCCTCATCCAGCCTGAGCTCATCGCTTACtgcaaggagaagaacatTCACGTTACCGCCTACTCT GCCTTTGGAAACAACATGGTCAACGCCCCTCTCCTCTTCACCTACCCCGAGGTCAAGGCCGTTTCTGAGCGTCTCACCAAGGAGAAGGGCACCGAGGTCACACCCACACAAGTCCT CCTTGCCTGGGCCCAAGTTGGTGGCCACAGTGTTATCCCCAAGTCCGTCACTCCCAAGCGTATCGCTCAGAACTTCCAGGAGATCGACCTCTCAGAGGAGGACATCAAGGAGGTTGAGCAAGTTGGCAAGCAGCAGCGCCGTTACAACGTCCCCTACGTCGCCA ACAAGCCTCGATGGAATGTCAACATCTTTGGcgatgaggctgagaagcctGCTACACACCAGGTTATCGTTTAA